The Methanosarcina barkeri str. Wiesmoor DNA segment TTTTGGGTGCAATTTCAAATGCCAAAGCCAACGATTCCAGCCTGCATCTCATGGGGCTTGTCTCCTACGGAGGCGTTCACAGCTATATGGCCCATATTCATGCCCTTATCAAGCTCGCACAGCAGGAAGGGGTGAAAAAAGTATATATACATGCTTTTTTGGACGGCAGAGACGTGCCTCCTAAAGCCGCCCTTAAAGATATAGAGGAGCTTGATGCTTTTTGTAAGGAGAACGGAAATGCTAAAATTGCAACTATATCAGGGCGCTATTACGCAATGGACAGAGATAAGCGCTGGGATAGAACAAAACTTGCCTATGATGCCCTGACTATGGGAGTTGCGCCTTACAAAACACCTGATGCAGAAACTGCAGTTTCTGAAGCTTATAAAAGAGGAGAAACTGATGAGTTTGTAAAACCGACTGTAATCACAGATTCAGAAGGAAAGCCTGAGGCAGTCATAAAAGATAATGATTCTATAATCTTCTTCAATTTCAGGCCTGATAGAGCAAGGCAGCTTACCTGGGCTTTTGTAAATAAAGACTTTGAGAACTTTCCCAGAGAAAAACACCCGAAAGTTTACTATGTTTGTATGGCCCAGTATGATGAAACACTGGACTTGCCTATAGCTTTCCCACCGGAAGAACTTGAAAATGTGCTTGGCGAAGTACTGAGCAAGCAGGGGCTGGCCCAGCTTCGGATTGCCGAAACCGAAAAGTATGCTCATGTGACTTTTTTCCTGAACGGAGGACAGGAAAAATGCTATGAAGGAGAGGATCGCTGCCTCATCCCATCACCAAAGATTGCTACATATGACCTTAAGCCCGAAATGAGTGCATATGAAGTTACGGAGGAAGTTATAGGGAGGATTCGGTCAGGAAAGTATGATGTGATTGTCCTTAACTTCGCAAACATGGATATGGTCGGGCACACCGGAATCTTTGAGGCTGCAGTAAAGGCAGTGGAAGCCGTAGATAGCTGCGTGGGCAAAATTGCCACGGTTCTGAAAGAAGTAGGAGGTGTAGCGATTATAACTGCAGACCACGGGAATGCCGAACAGATGGAAAACCCGACAACGGAAGAGCCGCATACTGCACATACTTCAAATCCGGTAAAGTGCATTTACTTCGGAAATGATGAAGTTAAAGGACTTAAGAACGGAAAACTGTGTGATCTTGCACCAACCCTTCTAGAACTCCTCAAGATCCGAAAGCCTGAGGAGATGACAGGAGAATCTCTTATTATAAAATAATAATTAAAGAAGGAAAAAATAATCTGAAAATTACTAAAGAACGAGAAAAACAGCCGGAAATTTCAGAAACCTTTATTTTTTCGTCCTAATTGTTCCCTTTTATAATTTTCCCTTCGATTCCTTCTCTTTTTATACTTCACTTCTTTTGTTATTTTAATTATATATAGAATTAAAATTGGGTAAAAGATAATTTTTAAAAGATTAAA contains these protein-coding regions:
- the gpmI gene encoding 2,3-bisphosphoglycerate-independent phosphoglycerate mutase, coding for MTQAKKPLMLIILDGWGYREAREGNAILAARTPNLDHLIEEYPWCFLEASGEAVGLPEGQMGNSEVGHLNIGAGRIVYQDLTRINFSIRKGDFFKNPAFLGAISNAKANDSSLHLMGLVSYGGVHSYMAHIHALIKLAQQEGVKKVYIHAFLDGRDVPPKAALKDIEELDAFCKENGNAKIATISGRYYAMDRDKRWDRTKLAYDALTMGVAPYKTPDAETAVSEAYKRGETDEFVKPTVITDSEGKPEAVIKDNDSIIFFNFRPDRARQLTWAFVNKDFENFPREKHPKVYYVCMAQYDETLDLPIAFPPEELENVLGEVLSKQGLAQLRIAETEKYAHVTFFLNGGQEKCYEGEDRCLIPSPKIATYDLKPEMSAYEVTEEVIGRIRSGKYDVIVLNFANMDMVGHTGIFEAAVKAVEAVDSCVGKIATVLKEVGGVAIITADHGNAEQMENPTTEEPHTAHTSNPVKCIYFGNDEVKGLKNGKLCDLAPTLLELLKIRKPEEMTGESLIIK